A window from Eubalaena glacialis isolate mEubGla1 chromosome 1, mEubGla1.1.hap2.+ XY, whole genome shotgun sequence encodes these proteins:
- the DDX50 gene encoding ATP-dependent RNA helicase DDX50 isoform X1 — protein sequence MMPGKLLWGDIMELEAPLEETESQRKERQKSDRRKSRHHYDSDEKSETRENGVADYLDAPKPKKAKMKEKLNGDTEEGCNRLSDEFSKSRKSRRKDLSNGDIDEYEKKSKRVSSLDSSTHKSSDNKLEETLTREQKEGAFSNFPISEETIKLLKGRGVTYLFPIQVKTFGPVYEGKDLIAQARTGTGKTFSFAIPLIERLQRNQETIKKSRSPKVLVLAPTRELANQVAKDFKDITRKLSVACFYGGTSYQSQINHIRNGIDILVGTPGRIKDHLQSGRLDLSKLRHVVLDEVDQMLDLGFAEQVEDIIHESYKTDSEDNPQTLLFSATCPQWVYKVAKKYMKSRYEQVDLVGKMTQKAATTVEHLAIQCHWSQRPAVIGDVLQVYSGSEGRAIIFCETKKNVTEMAMNPHIKQNAQCLHGDIAQSQREITLKGFREGSFKVLVATNVAARGLDIPEVDLVIQSSPPQDVESYIHRSGRTGRAGRTGICICFYQPRERGQLRYVEQKAGITFKRVGVPSTMDLVKSKSMDAIRSLASVSYAAVDFFRPSAQRLIEEKGAVDALAAALAHISGASSFEPRSLITSDKGFVTMTLESPEEIQDVSCAWKELNRKLSSNAVSQITRMCLLKGNMGVCFDVPTTESERLQAEWHDSDWVLSVPAKLPEIEEYYDGNTSSNSRQRSGWSSGRSGGRPGGRSGRQSRQGSRSGSRQDGRRRSGNRNRSRSGGHKRSFDWDS from the exons AGTGATAGAAGGAAATCAAGGCACCATTATGACTCAGATGAGAAATCAGAAACAAGAGAAAACGGTGTTGCAGATTACCTGGATGCTCCCAAACCCAAAAAAgctaaaatgaaagagaaactaaaTGGTGACACTGAGGAAGGATGTAATAGACTTTCAGATGAATTTTCTAAATCTCGTAAGTCAAGAAGAAAAGATCTGTCAAATGGAGATATTgatgaatatgaaaaaaaatcaaagcgaGTGTCATCCTTAGATAGTTCTACTCATAAATCAAGTGATAATAAACTAGAAGAG ACCCTAACACGTGAACAGAAAGAAGGAGCCTTCTCCAATTTCCCTATTTCTGAAGAGACTATAAAGCTTCTGAAAG GTCGAGGGGTAACATATCTCTTTCCTATTCAAGTTAAGACTTTTGGTCCTGTATATGAAGGAAAAGATTTAATTGCTCAAGCACGGACAGGAACAGGAAAGACATTCTCTTTTGCCATCCCCTTGATTGAAAGACTCCAAAGAAATCAAGAGACAATTAAAAAAAGCCGCTCACCAAAG gTACTTGTTTTGGCTCCTACAAGGGAACTGGCAAACCAAGTAGCCAAAGACTTCAAAGATATAACCAGGAAGCTCAGTGTGGCGTGTTTTTATGGTGGAACATCATATCAAAGCCAAA TTAATCATATTCGAAATGGTATTGACATCTTGGTTGGGACCCCTGGTCGTATCAAAGATCATCTGCAGAGCGGCCGATTAGATCTTTCTAAACTGCGCCACGTTGTGCTGGATGAAGTGGATCAAATGTTAGATTTAGGTTTTGCTGAACAAGTTGAAGATATTATCCACGAATCCTACAAAACTG attctGAAGACAATCCTCAGACTTTACTTTTTTCTGCAACTTGCCCACAGTGGGTATACAAAGTtgcaaaaaaatacatgaaatccAGATATGAACAGGTTGACCTTGTTGGGAAAATGACTCAAAAGGCCGCAACTACTGTGGAA caTCTGGCCATCCAGTGCCATTGGTCTCAGAGGCCAGCAGTTATTGGAGATGTCCTTCAAGTCTACAGTGGGTCTGAAGGGAGGGCTATTATCTTCTGTGAGACCAAAAAGAATGTAACTGAAATGGCCATGAATCCACACATAAAACAG aatGCCCAGTGTTTACATGGCGATATCGCAcagtcacaaagagaaattacACTGAAAGGCTTCAGAGAGGGTAGTTTTAAAGTTTTGGTGGCAACCAATGTGGCTGCCCGCGGTTTGGACATTCCTGAGGTTGACCTGGTGATTCAGAGTTCACCTCCACAG GATGTTGAGTCCTATATTCATCGCTCTGGACGCACAGGTAGAGCTGGCCGGACAGGGATTTGCATATGTTTTTATCAACCAAGAGAAAGAGGTCAACTAAGATatgtggaacaaaaagca gGAATTACTTTTAAACGTGTAGGTGTTCCTTCTACAATGGATTTAGTTAAATCTAAAAGCATGGATGCCATCAG GTCTCTGGCTTCCGTTTCTTATGCTGCTGTTGATTTTTTCCGACCATCAGCTCAGAGACTGATAGAAGAGAAAGGGGCAGTGGATGCATTGGCTGCAGCATTAGCCCACATCTCTGGCGCATCAAGTTTTGAACCACGTTCTTTGATCACCTCTGATAAG GGGTTTGTGACCATGACTCTGGAAAGCCCAGAAGAAATACAGGATGTTAGCTGTGCTTGGAAAGAACTTAACAGAAAGCTGAGTAGTAATGCTGTGTCCCAAATTACCAGAATGTGCCTCCTAAAAGGAAATATG gGTGTTTGCTTTGATGTTCCCACAACTGAGTCAGAAAGGTtacag GCAGAGTGGCATGATTCAGACTGGGTACTCTCAGTGCCAGCCAAGTTGCCTGAAATTGAAGAATATTATGATGGAAACACATCTTCTAATTCCAGACAGAGGAGTGGCTGGTCAAGTGGCCGGTCAGGTGGTCGACCTGGTGGCCGGTCAGGTAGACAGAGTCGACAGGGGAGTCGGTCAGGAAGTCGACAAGATGGTAGAAGACGAAGTGGGAACAGAAATCGATCAAGAAGCGGGGGCCACAAACGGAGTTTTGACTGGGATAGTTAA
- the DDX50 gene encoding ATP-dependent RNA helicase DDX50 isoform X3 has product MVTLRKDVIDFQMNFLNLTLTREQKEGAFSNFPISEETIKLLKGRGVTYLFPIQVKTFGPVYEGKDLIAQARTGTGKTFSFAIPLIERLQRNQETIKKSRSPKVLVLAPTRELANQVAKDFKDITRKLSVACFYGGTSYQSQINHIRNGIDILVGTPGRIKDHLQSGRLDLSKLRHVVLDEVDQMLDLGFAEQVEDIIHESYKTDSEDNPQTLLFSATCPQWVYKVAKKYMKSRYEQVDLVGKMTQKAATTVEHLAIQCHWSQRPAVIGDVLQVYSGSEGRAIIFCETKKNVTEMAMNPHIKQNAQCLHGDIAQSQREITLKGFREGSFKVLVATNVAARGLDIPEVDLVIQSSPPQDVESYIHRSGRTGRAGRTGICICFYQPRERGQLRYVEQKAGITFKRVGVPSTMDLVKSKSMDAIRSLASVSYAAVDFFRPSAQRLIEEKGAVDALAAALAHISGASSFEPRSLITSDKGFVTMTLESPEEIQDVSCAWKELNRKLSSNAVSQITRMCLLKGNMGVCFDVPTTESERLQAEWHDSDWVLSVPAKLPEIEEYYDGNTSSNSRQRSGWSSGRSGGRPGGRSGRQSRQGSRSGSRQDGRRRSGNRNRSRSGGHKRSFDWDS; this is encoded by the exons aTGGTGACACTGAGGAAGGATGTAATAGACTTTCAGATGAATTTTCTAAATCTC ACCCTAACACGTGAACAGAAAGAAGGAGCCTTCTCCAATTTCCCTATTTCTGAAGAGACTATAAAGCTTCTGAAAG GTCGAGGGGTAACATATCTCTTTCCTATTCAAGTTAAGACTTTTGGTCCTGTATATGAAGGAAAAGATTTAATTGCTCAAGCACGGACAGGAACAGGAAAGACATTCTCTTTTGCCATCCCCTTGATTGAAAGACTCCAAAGAAATCAAGAGACAATTAAAAAAAGCCGCTCACCAAAG gTACTTGTTTTGGCTCCTACAAGGGAACTGGCAAACCAAGTAGCCAAAGACTTCAAAGATATAACCAGGAAGCTCAGTGTGGCGTGTTTTTATGGTGGAACATCATATCAAAGCCAAA TTAATCATATTCGAAATGGTATTGACATCTTGGTTGGGACCCCTGGTCGTATCAAAGATCATCTGCAGAGCGGCCGATTAGATCTTTCTAAACTGCGCCACGTTGTGCTGGATGAAGTGGATCAAATGTTAGATTTAGGTTTTGCTGAACAAGTTGAAGATATTATCCACGAATCCTACAAAACTG attctGAAGACAATCCTCAGACTTTACTTTTTTCTGCAACTTGCCCACAGTGGGTATACAAAGTtgcaaaaaaatacatgaaatccAGATATGAACAGGTTGACCTTGTTGGGAAAATGACTCAAAAGGCCGCAACTACTGTGGAA caTCTGGCCATCCAGTGCCATTGGTCTCAGAGGCCAGCAGTTATTGGAGATGTCCTTCAAGTCTACAGTGGGTCTGAAGGGAGGGCTATTATCTTCTGTGAGACCAAAAAGAATGTAACTGAAATGGCCATGAATCCACACATAAAACAG aatGCCCAGTGTTTACATGGCGATATCGCAcagtcacaaagagaaattacACTGAAAGGCTTCAGAGAGGGTAGTTTTAAAGTTTTGGTGGCAACCAATGTGGCTGCCCGCGGTTTGGACATTCCTGAGGTTGACCTGGTGATTCAGAGTTCACCTCCACAG GATGTTGAGTCCTATATTCATCGCTCTGGACGCACAGGTAGAGCTGGCCGGACAGGGATTTGCATATGTTTTTATCAACCAAGAGAAAGAGGTCAACTAAGATatgtggaacaaaaagca gGAATTACTTTTAAACGTGTAGGTGTTCCTTCTACAATGGATTTAGTTAAATCTAAAAGCATGGATGCCATCAG GTCTCTGGCTTCCGTTTCTTATGCTGCTGTTGATTTTTTCCGACCATCAGCTCAGAGACTGATAGAAGAGAAAGGGGCAGTGGATGCATTGGCTGCAGCATTAGCCCACATCTCTGGCGCATCAAGTTTTGAACCACGTTCTTTGATCACCTCTGATAAG GGGTTTGTGACCATGACTCTGGAAAGCCCAGAAGAAATACAGGATGTTAGCTGTGCTTGGAAAGAACTTAACAGAAAGCTGAGTAGTAATGCTGTGTCCCAAATTACCAGAATGTGCCTCCTAAAAGGAAATATG gGTGTTTGCTTTGATGTTCCCACAACTGAGTCAGAAAGGTtacag GCAGAGTGGCATGATTCAGACTGGGTACTCTCAGTGCCAGCCAAGTTGCCTGAAATTGAAGAATATTATGATGGAAACACATCTTCTAATTCCAGACAGAGGAGTGGCTGGTCAAGTGGCCGGTCAGGTGGTCGACCTGGTGGCCGGTCAGGTAGACAGAGTCGACAGGGGAGTCGGTCAGGAAGTCGACAAGATGGTAGAAGACGAAGTGGGAACAGAAATCGATCAAGAAGCGGGGGCCACAAACGGAGTTTTGACTGGGATAGTTAA
- the DDX50 gene encoding ATP-dependent RNA helicase DDX50 isoform X2, with the protein MMPGKLLWGDIMELEAPLEETESQRKERQKSDRRKSRHHYDSDEKSETRENGVADYLDAPKPKKAKMKEKLNGDTEEGCNRLSDEFSKSRKSRRKDLSNGDIDEYEKKSKRVSSLDSSTHKSSDNKLEETLTREQKEGAFSNFPISEETIKLLKGRGVTYLFPIQVKTFGPVYEGKDLIAQARTGTGKTFSFAIPLIERLQRNQETIKKSRSPKVLVLAPTRELANQVAKDFKDITRKLSVACFYGGTSYQSQINHIRNGIDILVGTPGRIKDHLQSGRLDLSKLRHVVLDEVDQMLDLGFAEQVEDIIHESYKTDSEDNPQTLLFSATCPQWVYKVAKKYMKSRYEQVDLVGKMTQKAATTVEHLAIQCHWSQRPAVIGDVLQVYSGSEGRAIIFCETKKNVTEMAMNPHIKQNAQCLHGDIAQSQREITLKGFREGSFKVLVATNVAARGLDIPEVDLVIQSSPPQDVESYIHRSGRTGRAGRTGICICFYQPRERGQLRYVEQKAGITFKRVGVPSTMDLVKSKSMDAIRSLASVSYAAVDFFRPSAQRLIEEKGAVDALAAALAHISGASSFEPRSLITSDKGFVTMTLESPEEIQDVSCAWKELNRKLSSNAVSQITRMCLLKGNMGVCFDVPTTESERLQQYTFIADN; encoded by the exons AGTGATAGAAGGAAATCAAGGCACCATTATGACTCAGATGAGAAATCAGAAACAAGAGAAAACGGTGTTGCAGATTACCTGGATGCTCCCAAACCCAAAAAAgctaaaatgaaagagaaactaaaTGGTGACACTGAGGAAGGATGTAATAGACTTTCAGATGAATTTTCTAAATCTCGTAAGTCAAGAAGAAAAGATCTGTCAAATGGAGATATTgatgaatatgaaaaaaaatcaaagcgaGTGTCATCCTTAGATAGTTCTACTCATAAATCAAGTGATAATAAACTAGAAGAG ACCCTAACACGTGAACAGAAAGAAGGAGCCTTCTCCAATTTCCCTATTTCTGAAGAGACTATAAAGCTTCTGAAAG GTCGAGGGGTAACATATCTCTTTCCTATTCAAGTTAAGACTTTTGGTCCTGTATATGAAGGAAAAGATTTAATTGCTCAAGCACGGACAGGAACAGGAAAGACATTCTCTTTTGCCATCCCCTTGATTGAAAGACTCCAAAGAAATCAAGAGACAATTAAAAAAAGCCGCTCACCAAAG gTACTTGTTTTGGCTCCTACAAGGGAACTGGCAAACCAAGTAGCCAAAGACTTCAAAGATATAACCAGGAAGCTCAGTGTGGCGTGTTTTTATGGTGGAACATCATATCAAAGCCAAA TTAATCATATTCGAAATGGTATTGACATCTTGGTTGGGACCCCTGGTCGTATCAAAGATCATCTGCAGAGCGGCCGATTAGATCTTTCTAAACTGCGCCACGTTGTGCTGGATGAAGTGGATCAAATGTTAGATTTAGGTTTTGCTGAACAAGTTGAAGATATTATCCACGAATCCTACAAAACTG attctGAAGACAATCCTCAGACTTTACTTTTTTCTGCAACTTGCCCACAGTGGGTATACAAAGTtgcaaaaaaatacatgaaatccAGATATGAACAGGTTGACCTTGTTGGGAAAATGACTCAAAAGGCCGCAACTACTGTGGAA caTCTGGCCATCCAGTGCCATTGGTCTCAGAGGCCAGCAGTTATTGGAGATGTCCTTCAAGTCTACAGTGGGTCTGAAGGGAGGGCTATTATCTTCTGTGAGACCAAAAAGAATGTAACTGAAATGGCCATGAATCCACACATAAAACAG aatGCCCAGTGTTTACATGGCGATATCGCAcagtcacaaagagaaattacACTGAAAGGCTTCAGAGAGGGTAGTTTTAAAGTTTTGGTGGCAACCAATGTGGCTGCCCGCGGTTTGGACATTCCTGAGGTTGACCTGGTGATTCAGAGTTCACCTCCACAG GATGTTGAGTCCTATATTCATCGCTCTGGACGCACAGGTAGAGCTGGCCGGACAGGGATTTGCATATGTTTTTATCAACCAAGAGAAAGAGGTCAACTAAGATatgtggaacaaaaagca gGAATTACTTTTAAACGTGTAGGTGTTCCTTCTACAATGGATTTAGTTAAATCTAAAAGCATGGATGCCATCAG GTCTCTGGCTTCCGTTTCTTATGCTGCTGTTGATTTTTTCCGACCATCAGCTCAGAGACTGATAGAAGAGAAAGGGGCAGTGGATGCATTGGCTGCAGCATTAGCCCACATCTCTGGCGCATCAAGTTTTGAACCACGTTCTTTGATCACCTCTGATAAG GGGTTTGTGACCATGACTCTGGAAAGCCCAGAAGAAATACAGGATGTTAGCTGTGCTTGGAAAGAACTTAACAGAAAGCTGAGTAGTAATGCTGTGTCCCAAATTACCAGAATGTGCCTCCTAAAAGGAAATATG gGTGTTTGCTTTGATGTTCCCACAACTGAGTCAGAAAGGTtacag CAGTACACGTTTATCGCAGACAACtag